In the Sus scrofa isolate TJ Tabasco breed Duroc chromosome 6, Sscrofa11.1, whole genome shotgun sequence genome, one interval contains:
- the DDX19B gene encoding ATP-dependent RNA helicase DDX19B isoform X1: MATDSWALAVDQQEAAAESLSNLHLKDEKVKPDANGAVVKTNANAEKTDEEEKEDRAAQSLLNKLIRSNLVDNTNQVEVLQRDPNSPLYSVKSFEELRLKPQLLQGVYAMGFNRPSKIQENALPLMLAEPPQNLIAQSQSGTGKTAAFVLAMLSQVEPANRYPQCLCLSPTYELALQTGKVIEQMGKFYPELKLAYAVRGNKLERGQKISEHIVIGTPGTVLDWCSKLKFIDPKKIKVFVLDEADVMIATQGHQDQSIRIQRMLPRNCQMLLFSATFEDSVWKFAQKVVPDPNIIKLKREEETLDTIKQYYVLCNNRDEKFQALCNLYGAITIAQAMIFCHTRKTASWLAAELSKEGHQVALLSGEMVVEQRAAVIERFREGKEKVLVTTNVCARGIDVEQVSVVINFDLPVDKDGNPDNETYLHRIGRTGRFGKRGLAVNMVDSKHSMNILNRIQEHFNKKIERLDTDDLDEIEKIAN; the protein is encoded by the exons ATGGCCACCGACTCATGGGCCCTAGCGGTGGACCAGCAGGAAGCGGCGGCTGAGTCG TTGAGCAACTTGCATCTTAAGGACGAGAAAGTCAAACCAGATGCCAATG GTGCTGTTGTCAAGACCAATGCAAATGCAGAGAAGAcagatgaagaagagaaag AGGACAGAGCTGCCCAGTCCTTACTCAACAAGCTGATCAGAAGCAACCTTGTTGATAACACCAACCAGGTGGAAGTCCTGCAGCGGGATCCCAACTCCCCGCTATACTCAGTGAAGTCCTTCGAGGAGCTTCGACT GAAACCACAGCTTCTCCAGGGAGTCTACGCCATGGGCTTCAACCGTCCATCCAAGATACAAGAGAATGCGTTGCCTTTGATGCTTGCTGAGCC CCCACAGAACTTAATTGCCCAGTCTCAGTCTGGTACTGGTAAAACAGCTGCCTTTGTGTTGGCCATGCTCAGCCAAGTAGAACCTGCAAACAGATACCCCCAG TGTCTGTGCCTTTCCCCAACTTATGAGCTTGCCCTTCAAACGGGGAAAGTGATTGAGCAGATGGGCAAATTTTACCCTGAACTGAAGCTAGCTTATGCTGTTCGTGGCAATAAAT TGGAAAGAGGTCAGAAGATCAGTGAGCACATTGTCATTGGCACCCCTGGGACCGTTCTGGACTGGTGCTCCAAGCTCAAGTTCATTGACCCCAAGAAGATCAAGGTGTTTGTTCTGGATGAGGCAGACGTGATGATAGCTACTCAGGGCCACCAAGACCAGAGCATCCGCATCCAGAG GATGCTGCCCAGGAACTGCCAGATGCTGCTTTTCTCTGCCACCTTCGAAGACTCTGTCTGGAAGTTTGCCCAGAAAGTGGTCCCAGACCCAAATATCATCAAACTGAAGCGTGAGGAGGAGACATTGGACACCATCAAGCAGTATTATGTCCTGTGCAATAACAGAGACGAGAAGTTCCAGGCCTTGTGTAACCTGTACGGAGCCATCACCATTGCTCAAGCCATGATCTTCTGCCAT ACCCGCAAAACAGCGAGTTGGCTGGCAGCAGAGCTCTCAAAAGAAGGCCACCAGGTGGCTCTGCTGAGTGGCGAAATGGTGGTGGAACAGAGGGCTGCAGTGATTGAGCGCTTCCGAGAGGGCAAAGAGAAGGTTCTGGTCACCACCAACGTGTGTGCCCGCG GAATCGATGTCGAACAGGTGTCCGTCGTCATCAACTTTGACCTGCCCGTGGACAAGGACGGGAACCCGGACAACGAGACCTACCTGCACCGGATCGGGCGCACCGGCCGCTTTGGCAAGAGGGGCCTGGCAGTGAACATGGTGGACAGCAAGCACAGCATGAACATCCTCAACAGGATCCAGGAGCATTTCA acaagaaaatagaaagattGGACACGGATGATTTGGACGAGATTGAGAAAATAGCCAACTGA
- the DDX19B gene encoding ATP-dependent RNA helicase DDX19B isoform X2 — MGFNRPSKIQENALPLMLAEPPQNLIAQSQSGTGKTAAFVLAMLSQVEPANRYPQCLCLSPTYELALQTGKVIEQMGKFYPELKLAYAVRGNKLERGQKISEHIVIGTPGTVLDWCSKLKFIDPKKIKVFVLDEADVMIATQGHQDQSIRIQRMLPRNCQMLLFSATFEDSVWKFAQKVVPDPNIIKLKREEETLDTIKQYYVLCNNRDEKFQALCNLYGAITIAQAMIFCHTRKTASWLAAELSKEGHQVALLSGEMVVEQRAAVIERFREGKEKVLVTTNVCARGIDVEQVSVVINFDLPVDKDGNPDNETYLHRIGRTGRFGKRGLAVNMVDSKHSMNILNRIQEHFNKKIERLDTDDLDEIEKIAN; from the exons ATGGGCTTCAACCGTCCATCCAAGATACAAGAGAATGCGTTGCCTTTGATGCTTGCTGAGCC CCCACAGAACTTAATTGCCCAGTCTCAGTCTGGTACTGGTAAAACAGCTGCCTTTGTGTTGGCCATGCTCAGCCAAGTAGAACCTGCAAACAGATACCCCCAG TGTCTGTGCCTTTCCCCAACTTATGAGCTTGCCCTTCAAACGGGGAAAGTGATTGAGCAGATGGGCAAATTTTACCCTGAACTGAAGCTAGCTTATGCTGTTCGTGGCAATAAAT TGGAAAGAGGTCAGAAGATCAGTGAGCACATTGTCATTGGCACCCCTGGGACCGTTCTGGACTGGTGCTCCAAGCTCAAGTTCATTGACCCCAAGAAGATCAAGGTGTTTGTTCTGGATGAGGCAGACGTGATGATAGCTACTCAGGGCCACCAAGACCAGAGCATCCGCATCCAGAG GATGCTGCCCAGGAACTGCCAGATGCTGCTTTTCTCTGCCACCTTCGAAGACTCTGTCTGGAAGTTTGCCCAGAAAGTGGTCCCAGACCCAAATATCATCAAACTGAAGCGTGAGGAGGAGACATTGGACACCATCAAGCAGTATTATGTCCTGTGCAATAACAGAGACGAGAAGTTCCAGGCCTTGTGTAACCTGTACGGAGCCATCACCATTGCTCAAGCCATGATCTTCTGCCAT ACCCGCAAAACAGCGAGTTGGCTGGCAGCAGAGCTCTCAAAAGAAGGCCACCAGGTGGCTCTGCTGAGTGGCGAAATGGTGGTGGAACAGAGGGCTGCAGTGATTGAGCGCTTCCGAGAGGGCAAAGAGAAGGTTCTGGTCACCACCAACGTGTGTGCCCGCG GAATCGATGTCGAACAGGTGTCCGTCGTCATCAACTTTGACCTGCCCGTGGACAAGGACGGGAACCCGGACAACGAGACCTACCTGCACCGGATCGGGCGCACCGGCCGCTTTGGCAAGAGGGGCCTGGCAGTGAACATGGTGGACAGCAAGCACAGCATGAACATCCTCAACAGGATCCAGGAGCATTTCA acaagaaaatagaaagattGGACACGGATGATTTGGACGAGATTGAGAAAATAGCCAACTGA